From Sodalis glossinidius str. 'morsitans', the proteins below share one genomic window:
- a CDS encoding fimbria/pilus outer membrane usher protein, with protein sequence MRGFRVRNNGFLSVTDGNKTRYVSSKNYLEHHIDTLRSTLILGDFFTTGKVFAAQNLRGAALATNNAMLSNRELVYTPVITGVARSNATIVIKQNDFIIATRKVPPGPFALKDIPDSSSAGDMDITIIEANGDSRHFSQSYNAVDVLVPAHILHYSLYAGRNRSLMDAPPLAEADGLYGLSNTVTLISGVQYANDYHNLAAGMVANVPRLGGLYGVVNSSASETAAHGHQQGSLLTTGLSHSFTATGSYLYLTAEHRFAKGYQKYEDALSNQAYEHYRTRYALQLSQPVEEVSLTVNMAESFGFQGDKSHSLGGSLSFTLSRLTVITQPDPSIR encoded by the coding sequence ATGAGGGGTTTCCGCGTGAGAAATAATGGTTTCCTCAGCGTCACAGACGGCAACAAAACCCGCTACGTGAGCAGCAAGAATTATCTCGAACATCATATCGATACGCTGCGCAGTACCCTGATCCTGGGAGACTTCTTTACCACCGGAAAAGTTTTTGCCGCGCAAAATCTGCGCGGTGCGGCTTTGGCCACCAATAATGCCATGCTGTCCAACCGGGAGCTGGTATATACGCCGGTGATAACCGGCGTGGCGCGCAGCAACGCGACTATCGTTATCAAACAAAACGACTTCATCATCGCTACACGTAAAGTGCCGCCCGGGCCTTTTGCGCTAAAGGATATCCCTGACTCATCCAGCGCCGGCGATATGGATATCACGATTATAGAAGCCAACGGCGACAGCCGCCATTTCAGCCAATCCTATAATGCGGTAGATGTGCTGGTACCCGCACATATCCTGCATTATAGCCTGTATGCGGGCCGCAACCGCAGCCTGATGGATGCCCCGCCATTGGCGGAGGCCGACGGGCTGTACGGCCTGTCCAATACCGTAACGCTCATCAGCGGCGTGCAATACGCAAACGATTATCATAACCTTGCCGCCGGCATGGTGGCGAATGTGCCCCGACTGGGCGGTCTTTATGGTGTGGTCAATAGCAGCGCCAGCGAAACCGCAGCGCACGGCCACCAGCAGGGCAGCCTGTTGACTACCGGGCTCAGCCATAGTTTTACCGCTACGGGTAGCTATCTGTATCTCACGGCGGAGCATCGCTTCGCCAAGGGGTACCAGAAATATGAGGATGCCTTATCCAATCAGGCCTATGAACACTATCGGACGCGCTATGCCCTACAGCTCAGCCAGCCGGTGGAAGAGGTCAGCCTGACGGTTAATATGGCAGAGTCTTTTGGTTTTCAGGGCGACAAAAGCCACTCGCTGGGGGGCAGCCTCAGCTTCACTCTGAGCCGCCTGACGGTCA
- a CDS encoding fimbrial protein — protein sequence MTVNSKDADEAHNVLRNSFGTAKGIGLQINRNNSPVALGKYMPLNLAGQPFNQGDNTLEFTANYVREDMSEDVKAGRLATDAVFEIAYK from the coding sequence ATGACCGTAAACAGTAAAGACGCCGATGAGGCACACAATGTGCTGCGTAATTCCTTTGGCACGGCAAAAGGGATAGGTCTGCAAATTAACCGTAATAACAGTCCCGTCGCGTTAGGAAAATATATGCCGCTTAATCTTGCCGGCCAGCCGTTCAATCAAGGCGATAATACGCTCGAATTTACCGCTAACTATGTCCGTGAGGACATGTCTGAAGACGTCAAGGCAGGCCGTCTGGCCACCGATGCCGTTTTTGAAATTGCCTACAAATAA